The genomic interval GGGCGGGTCTTTGCCAGCTTCTCAATCAAGACACACCCAGTTATATCAAAGGGCACATGCATTTCTTGAAATCATCATATCGTTCAACATCAAAGGAGAATAAAGCAGCAAGCTAATGCCTTTAGAAATGAACTTTATTCTTACCATTGGGATAAAGagttacattatatataaagcCCTCATAGGGACATACCACAAATGAGCAGTAACTTGGGAAACAATTGAGGCAATATCATGTCTTCTTCTACAAAACCTGTAACTCTGGCAATATTATTGGCCTTTTTGCCCGTTCTCTTCAGCGTTGCCCACTCCTCTTCATGTAGTCTTCATTTCTCTGAAATGGCCAAGACTATAAACATCACGCAATGCAAGAAATTGGCGACATTAGGAGCAGAATTTGGGTGGAGCGTCTCCAGCGCCAACCACAGCGAGACGCGGATTGAGATAATCTTAGGAGCCAGTTTACACAGTGAAACGGGATGGCTGGCCTGGGGGGTCAATCCGGGGAAGATGCCACAGATGGTTGGAACTAGGGCCATCATAGGCATCAGACAGCAAAACGAATCCTTAGTAATCAATACCTATAACATCACCAGAGATACCAAGCTCGGTTGCCAGCTCCTGCCTACAGAGAACATGCAGGACGTTAAATTCTCAAGGATGGGAGTAAATTACATTGGAGAAAGGCGCTACATGATCATAAATGCAACGCTATATCTTCCTCTTCGGGACTACAACGTTTCAAAGTTGAGCCACGTGTGGCAAGTTGGGCATCATGCTGAAGGCTGGCAGCCTATGATGCATGCCGCGTCTCTTCAGAATGTGGACAGCACCGAGACTCTAGACATGAACAACGGGAATGCACAGAGCGTTGGACAACACCGGCATCACCTTAGACATGTaagaaactaattaatttacttGCAAATTAGCCTTTCAAATTAAAACTATCGCATGCATTTTTTGGCTTTcaattatatgtatgtatgtgcgtgtatatataaactggaagatcatgatatatatatatata from Juglans regia cultivar Chandler chromosome 2, Walnut 2.0, whole genome shotgun sequence carries:
- the LOC108984414 gene encoding cytochrome b561 and DOMON domain-containing protein At3g25290-like yields the protein MSSSTKPVTLAILLAFLPVLFSVAHSSSCSLHFSEMAKTINITQCKKLATLGAEFGWSVSSANHSETRIEIILGASLHSETGWLAWGVNPGKMPQMVGTRAIIGIRQQNESLVINTYNITRDTKLGCQLLPTENMQDVKFSRMGVNYIGERRYMIINATLYLPLRDYNVSKLSHVWQVGHHAEGWQPMMHAASLQNVDSTETLDMNNGNAQSVGQHRHHLRHVHGILNIVGWGVMLPIGVIVARYCRIYPFKINGEETWFYIHVSCQIAGYVIGTTAWGIGLGLGHTSRYYIFRTHRLLGISIFTFATLQILALRLKPKPDDDYRKHWNMYHHLLGYLLLAGISVNIFQGINILDHDGTWKWAYIGVLVAFAAITLGLEIYTWNKFISDRRPPGAKKGIQGNVGA